From the genome of Desulfobaculum xiamenense, one region includes:
- a CDS encoding HAMP domain-containing histidine kinase, whose translation MSAENRCSDTGLACFGRVVASASHEFKNHLATIREKAGLLSDLLAMSARGREVDPARLAGLAADIQQRTVEADEAVKRLNSFAHSVDTLLCEVNVDAHVQLAVGLFARLAAQRGVTVDVDATSGVELSTSSFALLQTLFACLDAATAVAGSGATLRVSVAAVGRGARIGFAGTVPQEVPDVAPLLEMLNAELVTGPEVGLELRLSIGA comes from the coding sequence ATGTCTGCTGAGAATCGTTGCTCTGACACCGGGCTGGCCTGCTTCGGTAGGGTGGTTGCCAGCGCGTCCCACGAGTTCAAGAATCATCTGGCGACGATTCGTGAGAAGGCCGGGCTGCTGTCCGATTTGCTCGCCATGTCGGCGCGCGGACGGGAGGTCGATCCCGCGCGGTTGGCCGGGCTCGCCGCCGACATCCAGCAGCGAACCGTCGAGGCCGACGAGGCCGTGAAGCGGCTCAATTCCTTTGCGCACAGCGTGGATACCCTCCTGTGTGAGGTGAATGTCGACGCGCATGTGCAGCTCGCCGTGGGCCTTTTCGCACGGCTGGCTGCCCAGCGTGGTGTCACCGTGGATGTGGACGCGACGAGTGGGGTGGAGCTGAGCACCAGCTCCTTTGCGCTGTTGCAGACGCTGTTTGCGTGTCTTGACGCGGCGACGGCCGTTGCCGGGAGCGGCGCGACACTTCGGGTGTCCGTTGCCGCCGTCGGACGTGGCGCGCGCATCGGCTTTGCGGGGACGGTCCCGCAGGAAGTGCCTGATGTCGCTCCGCTGCTTGAAATGTTGAATGCGGAACTTGTGACTGGCCCCGAAGTTGGACTGGAACTGCGGCTTTCGATCGGGGCGTGA
- a CDS encoding response regulator, which translates to MRILLVDDEAELVETLAERLELRGIDADYALSGEEALRLSRENIYDLAVVDMRMPGMSGLDIMKVISGEHPQMRFIFLTGHGSHDDCVAGREAGASAYLMKPVRLSVLLESIQAALDGREVEGDVC; encoded by the coding sequence GTGCGGATACTGCTTGTTGACGACGAAGCCGAGCTGGTGGAAACACTGGCCGAACGCCTCGAACTTCGGGGCATCGACGCCGACTATGCCCTGTCCGGTGAGGAGGCGCTTCGGCTGTCCCGAGAAAACATTTACGATCTGGCCGTGGTGGACATGAGAATGCCCGGTATGAGCGGACTCGATATCATGAAGGTCATTTCCGGCGAGCATCCGCAGATGCGTTTTATCTTCCTGACCGGGCACGGTTCGCACGACGACTGCGTGGCCGGGCGCGAGGCCGGGGCCAGCGCGTATCTCATGAAGCCCGTGCGCCTGAGCGTCCTGCTCGAAAGCATTCAGGCCGCCCTGGACGGCCGGGAGGTGGAAGGCGATGTCTGCTGA
- a CDS encoding sensor histidine kinase yields the protein MLRLIKRLQPDFWVSGSDDQGILNYRRLWAMVVGIMLVVSILPLVVMSFTDYSISRSMAKAENSHRIMRLVSNSRRSVAAFLEERRSALEFAVRHLSRGELADSERLGTVLGDLKATFGGFTDIGFVGSDGIQKAYAGPHKLVGLDYSGQDWFRQVLARGVYISPVFRGFRDIPHMVVAVRHDQPNGDFYVLRATLDTQRFNDLLLALNIGPGGDVFIMNSDGFLQTPSRRSGSVLEQAHYPVPPYSETTQVVQVQSEDGTPMLMGYAYIKGSPFILSLVNESRMAMNPWWAVRVQMFGFSALSITIIVIVVLGVATTLVRRVQEADQRRTVAMHRAEHANKLASIGRLAAGVAHEINNPLAVISQKAGLMKDLLTFPDLTPANRERLVGLADAVLGSVERCGTITHRLLGFARHIDVRLETVDLEPIIREVLGFLEKEAQYRNISVDVRTAPEVKPIDSDRGQLQQIFLNIINNAFAAVDDGGRVDIEVTSVDEAHMAVRIADNGCGINSEHMKRIFDPFFSTKGDKGTGLGLSITYGLVQKLGAEMHVDSAEGEGTAFTIVFPVKK from the coding sequence ATGCTGAGGTTGATCAAGCGATTGCAGCCGGATTTCTGGGTCAGCGGCTCGGACGATCAGGGCATTCTCAACTACCGACGGCTGTGGGCCATGGTGGTGGGGATCATGCTTGTGGTCTCCATTTTGCCGTTGGTGGTCATGTCCTTCACGGACTACAGCATCAGCCGCAGCATGGCCAAGGCCGAGAACTCGCACCGCATCATGCGCCTCGTCTCCAACAGCCGCCGTTCCGTGGCGGCGTTTCTGGAGGAGCGACGCTCCGCCCTCGAATTCGCCGTGCGCCATCTTTCTCGAGGTGAGCTTGCCGATAGCGAGCGTCTGGGCACCGTGCTCGGCGACCTCAAGGCCACCTTCGGCGGCTTCACCGACATCGGCTTCGTCGGTTCCGACGGCATCCAGAAGGCCTACGCCGGTCCGCACAAGCTTGTGGGGCTCGACTATTCCGGGCAGGACTGGTTCCGGCAGGTGCTGGCCCGTGGTGTCTACATCAGCCCCGTCTTTCGCGGATTCCGCGACATTCCGCACATGGTCGTGGCGGTGCGCCACGATCAGCCCAATGGTGATTTCTACGTGCTGCGTGCCACGCTCGACACGCAGCGCTTCAACGATCTGCTGCTGGCCCTCAATATTGGCCCCGGCGGCGACGTGTTCATCATGAATTCCGACGGCTTCCTCCAGACGCCGTCGCGGCGCTCCGGTTCGGTGCTCGAACAGGCGCACTATCCCGTTCCCCCGTATTCCGAGACCACGCAGGTGGTGCAGGTCCAGTCCGAGGACGGCACGCCCATGCTCATGGGCTACGCCTACATCAAAGGCTCGCCCTTCATCCTTTCGCTGGTCAACGAGAGCCGCATGGCCATGAATCCGTGGTGGGCCGTGCGCGTGCAGATGTTCGGCTTTTCGGCCTTGAGCATCACCATCATCGTCATCGTCGTCCTCGGCGTGGCGACAACCCTTGTCCGCCGCGTGCAGGAGGCGGACCAGCGCCGCACCGTGGCCATGCACCGCGCCGAACACGCCAACAAGCTCGCGTCCATCGGACGCCTTGCCGCAGGCGTCGCACATGAGATAAACAACCCGCTTGCCGTCATCAGCCAGAAGGCCGGACTGATGAAGGATTTGCTGACATTTCCCGATCTGACGCCCGCCAACCGCGAGCGCCTCGTGGGACTGGCCGACGCCGTCCTCGGGTCCGTGGAGCGCTGCGGCACCATTACGCACAGGCTGCTCGGCTTTGCCCGGCACATCGACGTGCGCCTCGAAACCGTGGATCTCGAACCCATCATTCGCGAAGTGCTGGGCTTCCTCGAAAAGGAGGCGCAGTACCGCAACATTTCCGTGGACGTGCGGACCGCTCCCGAGGTGAAGCCCATCGATAGCGATCGGGGGCAGTTGCAGCAGATATTCCTGAACATCATCAACAACGCCTTCGCGGCGGTGGATGATGGCGGCAGAGTGGACATAGAGGTCACCAGCGTGGACGAGGCGCACATGGCGGTGCGCATCGCCGACAACGGCTGCGGCATCAATTCCGAGCACATGAAGCGCATCTTCGACCCCTTCTTCTCCACCAAGGGGGACAAGGGGACGGGCCTTGGCCTGTCCATCACCTACGGACTCGTTCAGAAGCTCGGTGCGGAAATGCATGTGGATAGCGCGGAGGGCGAGGGCACTGCCTTCACCATCGTGTTCCCGGTGAAAAAGTAA
- a CDS encoding response regulator: MAVIDIFNAAYVKSEEVAALVAAELGLAAVRDAEILSATSERFGIAESRLHRTLFGKPSVFNSFTHERERSVACMRATLAEQLRRDDLLLFGWTGLLIPRTISHLLRALLAADLPFRASVATATEGVNAEEAMRLVHKADESLYTWTEYVCGGNPWDESLYDVVVPMGKKSVEQAAEFIVDNARRAVLVPTAQSSQAVTDFALAARVELALAEEGHSVGVEAKNGVVSLTINKNVIMLSRLEEELKRLVSPVKGVRDVVTRVGKDFYQADIYRRADFSLPSKVLLVDDEREFVETLSERLTMRDVGSAVVYDGKQALDLLQEEEPEVMILDLKMPGMDGIEVLRRVRRDHPNVAVIILTGHGSDRDRETCMALGAFAYLQKPVDIDVLSSTVKSAYDKVRAS; this comes from the coding sequence ATGGCTGTGATCGACATCTTCAATGCGGCATACGTGAAGTCCGAAGAGGTCGCCGCCCTCGTGGCCGCCGAGTTGGGCCTTGCGGCGGTGCGTGACGCGGAGATCCTCTCCGCCACATCCGAGCGCTTCGGCATCGCCGAATCCCGCCTGCACCGGACGCTTTTCGGCAAGCCCAGCGTGTTCAACTCCTTTACCCACGAACGCGAGCGCAGCGTGGCCTGCATGCGCGCCACGCTGGCCGAACAGTTGCGCCGCGATGACCTGCTGCTCTTCGGCTGGACGGGGCTGCTCATTCCCCGCACCATATCGCACCTCCTGCGGGCGCTTCTTGCGGCGGACCTGCCTTTCCGGGCGTCCGTGGCCACCGCGACAGAGGGCGTCAATGCCGAGGAGGCCATGCGACTTGTTCACAAGGCCGACGAATCGCTGTACACGTGGACGGAGTACGTCTGCGGCGGAAATCCGTGGGACGAGAGCCTCTACGACGTCGTCGTTCCCATGGGAAAGAAGAGCGTGGAGCAGGCCGCGGAATTCATCGTGGACAACGCTCGCCGCGCGGTGCTGGTGCCCACGGCGCAGTCCTCGCAGGCGGTGACGGACTTCGCCCTCGCGGCGCGCGTCGAACTGGCGCTGGCCGAGGAAGGGCACAGTGTGGGCGTCGAGGCCAAGAATGGCGTCGTCTCACTCACCATCAATAAGAACGTGATCATGCTGTCCCGCCTTGAAGAGGAACTCAAGCGCCTCGTGTCGCCGGTCAAGGGCGTGCGGGACGTGGTGACCCGTGTGGGCAAGGACTTTTATCAGGCGGACATCTACCGCCGGGCCGACTTCAGCCTGCCGAGCAAGGTGCTTCTGGTCGATGACGAGCGCGAGTTCGTCGAGACCCTCTCGGAGCGCCTCACCATGCGCGACGTGGGTTCCGCAGTGGTGTACGACGGCAAGCAGGCTCTGGACCTCCTGCAGGAGGAGGAGCCGGAAGTCATGATCCTCGACCTCAAGATGCCCGGCATGGACGGCATCGAGGTGCTACGCCGCGTGCGGCGCGACCATCCCAATGTCGCGGTCATCATCCTGACCGGACATGGCTCCGACAGGGATCGCGAAACCTGCATGGCCCTTGGCGCCTTCGCCTACCTGCAGAAGCCCGTGGACATCGACGTGCTGTCCTCCACGGTGAAGAGCGCGTACGACAAGGTGCGTGCGTCCTAG
- a CDS encoding SulP family inorganic anion transporter, translating into MLTRIFPFLSWIKGYGAQQLRADLTSGLTVALVLIPQSMAYAQLAGLPAYYGLYASFLPPLVAALFGSSRQLATGPVAVVSLMTAASLEPLATAGSEAFIAYAVLLAFSVGLFQFLLGALRLGLVVNFLSHPVVNGFTNAAAIIIASSQLSKLFGVYVDKADHHYETIIRVVQAAVDYTHWPTLAMGVLAFVIMIGLKRMAPKAPNVLVAVVVTTLLSWGLGFEHNTKADINAIRSPEAVEAVVAFNEVTSTIPKLGEARTDLNTRYAHAVETQGMHSIVALDLKHDIEVTNIRIEDLKRKAHLWRTKLRGMKFDGVAEDGGLAFYLAGTAPNPEQADGRVWRLKIGNKVVDTEALSMMGGGAVVGTVPSGLPTLTVPHLDLGAMLQLLPFAAIISLLGFMEAISIAKAMAAKTGQRLDPNQELIGQGLANMLGAIGKSYPVSGSFSRSAVNLASGAATGLSSVFTSLVVVIVLMFFTPLLYHLPQSVLAAVIMMAVIGLLNVKGFVHAWKAQWYDGAISILSFMCTLAFAPHLDKGIMVGVVLSLGVFLYKSMRPTVASLSMSADKALRDCSVHGLRECEHVAVVRFDGTLFFANASYLEDRITDILQTKPNLRHIHVVANGIADMDASGEEALSLIVKRLRSAGYGVSFSGVNEKVQAVMKRTHLYESIGAENIYATQADALPVIHAKAHEGTAEKDCPLTVACPVN; encoded by the coding sequence ATGCTGACCCGAATCTTTCCGTTCCTGTCCTGGATCAAGGGATATGGAGCGCAGCAGTTGAGGGCCGATCTCACGTCCGGCCTCACGGTGGCGCTGGTTCTCATCCCGCAGTCCATGGCCTACGCGCAGCTTGCCGGGCTGCCCGCGTACTATGGTCTCTACGCGTCGTTCCTGCCGCCGCTGGTTGCGGCGCTGTTCGGTTCGAGCCGCCAGCTCGCCACCGGCCCCGTGGCCGTGGTCTCGCTGATGACGGCTGCCTCGTTGGAACCTTTGGCTACCGCGGGCAGCGAGGCCTTCATCGCCTACGCGGTCCTGCTCGCCTTCAGCGTTGGCCTCTTCCAGTTCCTGCTTGGCGCGCTGCGCCTCGGGCTTGTGGTGAATTTTCTTTCGCATCCGGTGGTCAACGGCTTCACCAACGCCGCGGCCATCATCATCGCGTCGAGCCAGCTTTCGAAGCTGTTCGGCGTGTACGTGGACAAGGCCGATCACCACTACGAGACCATCATCCGCGTGGTTCAGGCCGCCGTGGATTACACCCACTGGCCCACACTGGCCATGGGCGTTTTGGCGTTCGTCATCATGATCGGCCTTAAGCGCATGGCACCCAAGGCACCAAACGTGCTTGTGGCCGTCGTGGTTACCACTCTTCTGTCGTGGGGGCTTGGCTTCGAGCACAACACCAAGGCCGACATCAACGCCATCCGCTCACCCGAGGCAGTGGAAGCCGTGGTGGCCTTCAATGAGGTCACCAGCACCATTCCCAAGCTCGGCGAGGCACGTACGGATCTGAACACCCGCTACGCCCATGCTGTCGAGACGCAGGGTATGCACTCCATCGTCGCCCTCGACCTCAAGCATGACATTGAGGTCACCAACATTCGCATAGAGGACCTCAAGCGCAAGGCGCACCTGTGGCGCACCAAGCTGCGCGGCATGAAGTTCGACGGCGTGGCCGAGGACGGCGGACTGGCCTTCTATCTCGCCGGAACGGCCCCGAATCCCGAACAGGCCGACGGCCGCGTGTGGCGTCTGAAGATCGGCAACAAGGTCGTCGACACCGAGGCCCTGTCCATGATGGGCGGCGGAGCGGTTGTCGGCACCGTGCCGAGCGGCCTGCCCACGCTCACCGTGCCGCATCTCGATCTCGGCGCGATGCTCCAGCTTCTGCCCTTTGCGGCCATCATTTCGCTTTTGGGCTTCATGGAAGCCATCTCCATCGCCAAGGCCATGGCCGCCAAGACCGGCCAGCGCCTCGACCCGAATCAGGAACTCATCGGTCAGGGACTGGCCAATATGCTCGGTGCCATTGGCAAGAGCTATCCGGTCTCCGGCTCCTTCTCGCGCTCGGCGGTCAACCTCGCCTCCGGCGCGGCCACGGGCCTCTCCAGCGTGTTCACTTCGCTGGTCGTGGTCATCGTGCTCATGTTCTTCACGCCGCTTCTGTACCATCTGCCGCAGTCCGTGCTGGCGGCGGTCATCATGATGGCAGTCATCGGCCTGCTCAACGTGAAGGGCTTCGTCCACGCGTGGAAGGCTCAGTGGTACGACGGCGCCATCTCCATTCTGTCCTTCATGTGTACGCTGGCCTTTGCCCCCCATCTGGACAAGGGCATCATGGTTGGCGTGGTGCTTTCGCTCGGCGTGTTCCTCTACAAGAGCATGCGCCCCACCGTGGCCAGCCTGTCCATGTCTGCGGACAAGGCGCTTCGCGACTGCTCCGTGCATGGTCTGCGCGAGTGCGAGCATGTGGCGGTGGTCCGCTTCGACGGCACCCTGTTCTTCGCCAATGCGAGCTACCTTGAGGACCGCATCACGGACATCCTCCAGACCAAGCCGAACCTGCGCCACATCCACGTGGTCGCCAACGGCATCGCCGATATGGACGCCTCCGGCGAGGAAGCGCTGTCGCTCATCGTCAAGCGCCTGCGCAGCGCCGGCTACGGCGTGTCCTTCTCCGGCGTGAACGAGAAGGTGCAGGCCGTCATGAAGCGCACGCACCTTTACGAGTCCATCGGCGCGGAGAACATCTACGCCACCCAGGCCGATGCCCTGCCCGTCATTCATGCCAAGGCGCACGAGGGGACCGCTGAAAAGGATTGCCCCCTGACCGTGGCCTGTCCGGTCAACTAG
- a CDS encoding TetR/AcrR family transcriptional regulator: MSYKRKILETAAELFAAKGYKDTSIAELSRLTGAAEGTIFHHFKNKEQIYISVLEEVKNAIVGRVEDGVAAKEDRSGLETVLELVALFFRLSEEMHVEFRLLFRSHLYHLAGTNPGLRQDVEAIYNCFVDILVDALRKGVRDGSIRQNVSAQREALILFSMICGLLRFKMLNLFPVRSLYGDVMISCENMLKPQPMEGCSC, translated from the coding sequence ATGTCGTACAAGCGCAAGATACTGGAGACGGCCGCGGAACTGTTTGCAGCCAAAGGCTACAAGGATACGTCCATAGCGGAGTTGTCCCGGCTCACCGGTGCGGCTGAAGGCACGATCTTCCACCACTTCAAGAACAAGGAACAGATTTACATCAGTGTTCTCGAAGAGGTGAAGAATGCCATCGTCGGACGGGTCGAGGACGGGGTGGCCGCCAAGGAGGATCGTAGCGGGCTGGAGACCGTGCTGGAGCTTGTCGCCCTGTTCTTCCGTCTCTCCGAGGAGATGCACGTGGAGTTCAGACTCCTTTTCCGCTCCCATCTCTATCATCTTGCGGGCACGAACCCCGGTCTGCGGCAGGATGTCGAAGCGATCTACAACTGTTTCGTGGATATTCTGGTGGACGCCCTGCGCAAGGGAGTGCGCGACGGTTCCATCCGCCAGAACGTGTCCGCGCAGCGGGAGGCCCTGATCCTGTTCTCCATGATCTGCGGCCTGTTGCGCTTTAAGATGCTCAACCTGTTTCCGGTGCGTTCGCTGTATGGTGATGTTATGATTTCCTGCGAAAACATGCTGAAACCACAACCGATGGAAGGGTGTTCATGCTGA
- a CDS encoding M48 family metalloprotease, whose protein sequence is MPTDILSRRQFLKLAGLSAAGALTGCAANPVTGQQQFMLMSPSQEIDVDKKNAPHQFSTDYGTTSDTALNAYVSSTGAAMARHVHRPDMPYNFHCVDAVYVNAYAFPGGSIACTRGIMLTLENEAELSALLGHELGHVNARHTASRMSKGMVISALATGVAAYVGTRQKSYAALAAGLGGVASGALLAFYSREDERQADSLGMEYMVKSGYSPKGMVGLQQHLVDLHDKKPSALDMLFASHPMSEERRENAINEMDEFYANAKGLPLGRERFMDSTASLRARRKAIEALQDGEKHMGKKQFADAEKKFSQALKDMPDDYAGLLMMSKCQLALKHDAEAARYAKTAHEVKPAEPQALHMKGMASLGLGDSAGALRAFHDYERMLPGNANTVYLKGVCLESMGQRDAAAREYSRFLQSGGEGEFATHAYGRLQNWGYIRPKR, encoded by the coding sequence ATGCCAACCGACATTCTAAGCAGACGACAATTCCTGAAGCTGGCAGGTCTTTCGGCGGCCGGAGCGCTGACCGGATGCGCCGCCAACCCCGTGACCGGACAGCAGCAGTTCATGCTGATGTCGCCCTCGCAGGAAATCGACGTCGACAAGAAAAACGCCCCGCACCAGTTCTCGACGGACTACGGGACAACGTCCGACACCGCGCTCAACGCCTACGTCTCGTCCACGGGCGCGGCCATGGCTCGTCACGTCCACCGCCCGGACATGCCCTATAACTTCCACTGCGTGGACGCCGTGTACGTCAATGCCTACGCCTTTCCTGGCGGCTCCATCGCCTGCACGCGCGGCATCATGCTCACGCTGGAAAACGAGGCGGAACTCTCCGCCCTGCTCGGCCACGAACTCGGCCACGTCAACGCCCGGCACACCGCCTCGCGCATGTCCAAGGGCATGGTGATTTCGGCCCTCGCCACGGGCGTTGCCGCCTACGTCGGCACACGCCAGAAAAGCTACGCGGCGCTGGCCGCAGGGCTTGGCGGCGTGGCCTCCGGCGCGCTACTGGCCTTCTACAGCCGCGAGGACGAACGGCAGGCGGACTCGCTGGGCATGGAATACATGGTCAAGAGTGGCTACTCGCCGAAGGGCATGGTCGGCCTGCAACAGCACCTCGTGGACCTGCACGACAAGAAGCCCAGTGCGCTGGACATGCTTTTCGCCTCCCATCCCATGAGCGAAGAACGCCGCGAGAACGCCATCAACGAAATGGACGAGTTCTACGCCAACGCCAAGGGCCTGCCCCTGGGCCGCGAACGGTTCATGGACTCCACGGCCAGCCTGCGCGCAAGGCGAAAAGCCATCGAAGCCCTGCAGGACGGCGAGAAGCACATGGGCAAGAAACAGTTCGCCGACGCGGAAAAAAAATTCTCGCAGGCGCTCAAGGACATGCCCGACGACTATGCGGGCCTGCTCATGATGTCCAAGTGTCAGCTCGCCCTGAAGCATGACGCCGAAGCCGCCCGCTACGCCAAGACCGCCCACGAGGTGAAGCCCGCCGAACCGCAGGCCCTGCACATGAAGGGCATGGCCAGCCTCGGCCTCGGCGACAGTGCGGGGGCTCTTCGCGCCTTCCACGACTACGAGCGCATGCTCCCCGGCAACGCCAACACCGTCTATCTCAAGGGCGTCTGCCTCGAATCCATGGGCCAGCGCGACGCCGCCGCGCGCGAATACTCCCGCTTCCTGCAAAGCGGAGGCGAAGGCGAATTCGCCACCCACGCTTACGGCCGCCTCCAGAACTGGGGCTACATCCGCCCCAAGCGCTAA
- a CDS encoding DMT family transporter has protein sequence MGSSESQAAPGRGISKGVLCVAAGTVFFSMSSVLVKMAGQRLPFMELVLGRSVFGLVLCWWLMRRSGVPELGHNRRLLFLRGVLGFGGLAASFYAITHMPLADAIVLFYSNPVFAVAISLFFLGERLDARAVACIPLCLAGVMLVTRPPIIFGASGTDVAGLAYGVALFAAVSSAGAYTTMHHLGRSEHPLVIVLYLYIVSIPISLVASIPGWVAPTWTEWAMLAGIGTLTQVGQMLLTRGLAMESTGTATATGCLQVVFTALWGMLFFDEYPDALALAGAGCIVASTLVLSGTIRLWRRA, from the coding sequence ATGGGGAGTTCGGAGAGTCAGGCCGCACCGGGGCGCGGCATTTCGAAGGGCGTGCTGTGCGTCGCGGCGGGCACGGTTTTCTTCAGCATGAGTAGCGTACTGGTCAAGATGGCCGGACAGCGGCTGCCGTTCATGGAACTGGTCCTCGGGCGCAGTGTGTTCGGCCTTGTGCTGTGCTGGTGGCTGATGCGCCGGAGCGGCGTGCCGGAACTCGGGCACAACCGACGGCTCCTGTTCCTGCGCGGTGTGCTCGGATTCGGCGGGCTGGCCGCCTCGTTCTATGCCATCACGCACATGCCGCTGGCCGACGCCATCGTGCTCTTCTACAGCAATCCCGTCTTTGCCGTCGCCATTTCGCTCTTCTTTCTCGGCGAGCGTCTGGACGCTCGCGCCGTGGCCTGCATTCCGCTGTGTCTGGCCGGGGTGATGCTCGTGACGCGCCCGCCGATCATCTTCGGAGCCTCGGGGACGGACGTCGCCGGGCTGGCCTACGGCGTGGCGCTGTTCGCGGCGGTCTCTTCGGCCGGGGCGTACACCACCATGCACCACCTCGGGCGTAGCGAACATCCGCTGGTCATCGTGCTCTACCTGTACATCGTGTCCATTCCGATTTCGCTTGTGGCGAGCATTCCGGGCTGGGTCGCCCCCACGTGGACGGAATGGGCCATGCTGGCGGGAATTGGAACGTTGACGCAGGTGGGGCAGATGCTTCTCACGCGCGGGCTTGCGATGGAATCCACAGGGACGGCCACGGCCACGGGCTGCCTGCAGGTGGTGTTCACGGCGTTGTGGGGCATGCTGTTTTTTGACGAATATCCCGATGCGCTGGCCCTTGCCGGGGCGGGATGCATTGTGGCCAGCACGCTCGTCCTGTCCGGGACCATACGCCTGTGGCGGCGGGCCTGA